The proteins below are encoded in one region of Pseudomonas ekonensis:
- the alg8 gene encoding mannuronan synthase: MPRLKHFFLQAAGWLLFLSLLMGLALMLPVSTFDAESKDFIFLIGAVGIWRYSMGATHFVRGMTFLYIVYPHLRRKVRKLGEAADPSHVFLMVTSFRIDALTTAQVYGSVIREAIDCGLPTTVVCSIVEMSDELLVKSLWARMNPPERVTLDFVRIPGTGKRDGLAYGFRAISRHLPDDRAVVAVIDGDTVLGEGVVRKTVPWFQLFGNVGGLTTNEFCEVRGGYVMSEWHKLRFAQRHINMCSMALSKRVLTMTGRMSVFRATVVTNPEFIADVESDSLQHWRLGRFKFLTGDDKSSWFSLMRLGYDTFYVPDAAINTVEHPPEKSFIKASRKLMFRWYGNNLRQNSRALGLGIRRLGLFTSVVLFDQRVSMWTSLLGLTVAVIASFKYGTAFILVYLLWIGITRLILTLLLSCSGHRIGPAYPAILYYNQIVGALVKIYVFFRLDQQSWTRQPTSLSRDLASFQRWFNTWSSRTMTFSAGSIFVAVLLMMV, from the coding sequence ATGCCCAGACTCAAACATTTTTTTCTGCAAGCGGCCGGCTGGCTTTTGTTTCTGAGCCTGCTGATGGGCCTGGCCCTGATGCTGCCCGTGTCCACGTTCGACGCCGAGTCGAAGGACTTCATTTTCCTGATCGGCGCCGTGGGCATCTGGCGCTACTCGATGGGCGCCACCCACTTCGTGCGCGGCATGACTTTCCTGTACATCGTCTACCCGCACCTGCGGCGCAAGGTGCGCAAGCTGGGCGAAGCGGCCGATCCGTCCCACGTGTTCCTGATGGTCACCAGTTTCCGCATCGACGCGCTGACCACCGCCCAGGTCTACGGCTCGGTGATCCGCGAGGCCATCGACTGCGGCCTGCCGACCACCGTGGTCTGCTCCATCGTCGAGATGTCCGATGAACTGCTGGTCAAGAGCCTGTGGGCGCGGATGAACCCGCCGGAGCGGGTCACGCTGGACTTCGTGCGCATTCCCGGCACCGGCAAGCGCGACGGCCTGGCCTACGGCTTCCGTGCGATCTCCCGGCACCTGCCCGACGACCGCGCCGTGGTGGCCGTGATCGACGGCGACACCGTGCTGGGCGAAGGCGTGGTGCGCAAGACCGTGCCGTGGTTCCAGCTGTTCGGCAACGTCGGCGGCCTGACCACCAACGAATTCTGCGAAGTGCGCGGCGGCTACGTCATGAGCGAATGGCACAAGCTGCGCTTCGCCCAGCGCCACATCAACATGTGCTCGATGGCCCTGTCCAAGCGCGTGCTGACCATGACCGGTCGCATGTCGGTGTTCCGCGCCACCGTGGTCACCAACCCGGAGTTCATCGCCGACGTCGAGAGCGACTCGCTGCAGCACTGGCGCCTGGGCCGCTTCAAGTTCCTCACCGGCGACGACAAGTCGAGCTGGTTCAGCCTGATGCGCCTGGGCTACGACACCTTCTACGTGCCGGACGCGGCGATCAACACCGTCGAGCACCCGCCGGAGAAGAGCTTCATCAAGGCCAGCCGCAAGCTGATGTTCCGCTGGTACGGCAACAACCTGCGGCAGAACTCCCGCGCCCTCGGCCTGGGCATCCGCCGCCTCGGGCTCTTCACCTCGGTGGTGCTGTTCGACCAGCGCGTGTCGATGTGGACGTCCCTGCTGGGCCTGACCGTGGCGGTCATCGCCAGCTTCAAGTACGGCACCGCGTTCATCCTCGTGTACCTGCTGTGGATCGGCATCACCCGCCTGATCCTGACCCTGCTGCTGTCGTGCTCCGGACACCGGATCGGCCCGGCCTACCCGGCGATCCTCTATTACAACCAGATCGTCGGCGCGCTGGTGAAGATCTACGTGTTCTTCCGCCTCGACCAACAGTCCTGGACCCGCCAACCCACCTCGCTGTCCCGTGACCTCGCCAGCTTTCAACGTTGGTTCAACACCTGGTCGTCTCGGACCATGACCTTCTCCGCCGGCAGCATTTTCGTCGCCGTGCTGCTGATGATGGTCTGA
- a CDS encoding alginate export family protein: MKLNPFVKAGIGLSFALIWSCPTLAAITETKNFGLEVKITGQSEDDRDLGTARGGDVNGVGLDLRPWVYGESGAWSAYAMGQAVTSTDIIETDTLQQSDGAQATDSGDRQTKKNYLAMREFWVGYSGFTPYPGEILKFGRQRLRNDDGQWRDTNIEALNWTFDTTLLRANAGVAERFSEYRTDLKELAPKDKDRLHAYADAAYQWTPGQWVGLRGHHTHDNGKLDYAEPGVPRDTLDKTENGDISWLGLTADSDAYNWRNTNTVNYWGSITGMSGDRDKVNPLNADGSRPTEAKRSDSVNGWATDLGVRLRLDPQWQVGAAYARASADYEQNGLESNRSNYTGTRSRVHRFGEAFRGEMNNLQTATLFGSWMLNDQYDASLIYHKFWRVDGNKPVGSNGINAVENNTDDVTGAILSSTSLPLDDGKKDMGQEMDLVVTKYFKQGLLPAALSQSIDEPSALVRFRGGVFKPGDAYGSQVDSYMHRAFIDVIWRF; this comes from the coding sequence ATGAAGCTCAATCCATTCGTGAAGGCCGGCATCGGCCTGTCCTTCGCCCTGATCTGGTCCTGCCCGACGCTGGCCGCGATCACCGAAACCAAGAACTTCGGCCTGGAGGTGAAAATCACCGGCCAGTCCGAGGACGACCGCGACCTGGGCACCGCCCGCGGCGGCGACGTCAACGGCGTGGGCCTCGACCTGCGTCCGTGGGTCTACGGCGAGAGCGGCGCGTGGAGCGCCTATGCCATGGGCCAGGCCGTGACCTCCACCGACATCATCGAGACCGACACCCTGCAGCAGTCCGACGGCGCCCAGGCCACCGACAGCGGCGACCGCCAGACCAAGAAGAACTACCTGGCCATGCGCGAGTTCTGGGTCGGCTACAGCGGCTTCACGCCCTACCCCGGCGAGATCCTCAAGTTCGGCCGCCAGCGCCTGCGCAACGACGACGGCCAATGGCGCGACACCAACATCGAGGCACTGAACTGGACGTTCGACACCACCCTGCTGCGGGCCAACGCCGGCGTCGCCGAACGCTTCAGCGAATACCGCACCGACCTCAAGGAACTGGCGCCCAAGGACAAGGACCGCCTGCACGCCTACGCCGACGCCGCCTACCAGTGGACGCCGGGCCAGTGGGTCGGCCTCCGCGGGCACCACACCCACGACAACGGCAAGCTCGACTACGCCGAACCGGGCGTGCCCCGCGACACCCTCGACAAGACCGAGAACGGCGACATCAGCTGGCTCGGCCTGACCGCCGACAGCGACGCCTACAACTGGCGCAACACCAACACGGTCAATTACTGGGGCAGCATCACCGGCATGAGCGGCGACCGCGACAAGGTCAACCCGCTCAACGCCGACGGCAGCCGCCCGACCGAGGCCAAGCGCAGCGACAGCGTCAACGGCTGGGCCACGGACCTGGGCGTGCGCCTGCGCCTCGACCCGCAGTGGCAGGTCGGCGCCGCCTACGCCCGCGCCAGCGCCGACTACGAACAGAACGGCCTGGAATCCAACCGCTCGAACTACACCGGCACCCGCTCGCGGGTGCACCGCTTCGGCGAAGCGTTCCGCGGCGAGATGAACAACCTGCAGACCGCCACCCTGTTCGGTTCCTGGATGCTCAACGACCAGTACGACGCCAGCCTGATCTACCACAAGTTCTGGCGCGTGGACGGCAACAAGCCGGTGGGCAGCAACGGCATCAACGCCGTCGAGAACAACACCGACGACGTGACCGGCGCGATCCTGTCCAGCACCTCCCTGCCGCTGGACGACGGCAAGAAGGACATGGGCCAGGAGATGGATCTGGTGGTCACCAAGTACTTCAAGCAAGGCCTGCTGCCGGCGGCGCTGAGCCAGTCCATCGACGAGCCGTCGGCGCTGGTGCGCTTTCGCGGCGGCGTGTTCAAGCCCGGCGACGCCTACGGCAGCCAGGTCGACTCGTACATGCACCGCGCGTTCATCGACGTGATCTGGCGCTTCTGA
- the algG gene encoding mannuronan 5-epimerase AlgG yields the protein MNNPRKGPLGLLAGALLLASAGAFATVEPAKPVTLAKGLQQAKTYTVSSAPTEALELAEPKLPDLSGYTAGAAAAKIVRSKPGKVSVRRMMQEDALKDFIGGDNKMAEWVVRQHGIPQAIFVDDGYMNLKELAQKLPKQYLSETAPGVYLARLPIVVGRKGILEIDGQTQELRLSQEAGSFLVNDGQLFVRDTRVTGWREKDNGPATFRSPKEFRPFLLAWGGTETYIVNSKMASFGYANSKSYGVSISQYTPNMAKVLKRPEPTGWIVGSEFSDMWYGFYCYETRDFVVKGNTYKDNIVYGIDPHDRSHGLVIAENTVHGTKKKHGIIISREVNDSFIFNNKSFDNHLSGLVIDRNSVNNVIAHNEIYRNHTDGITLYESADNLLWGNKVISNKRHGIRIRNSVNIRLYENVAMANGLTGVYGHIKDLTDTDRDIKLDPFDAQVSLIVVGGELAANGSGPMAIDSPLSVELYRVSMLAPTKSSGISFNGVLGERQDEILDLLVRQQKAVLIDPVERQTELRD from the coding sequence ATGAACAACCCAAGGAAAGGCCCGCTCGGCCTGTTGGCCGGCGCCCTGCTGCTGGCCAGCGCCGGCGCCTTCGCCACGGTCGAGCCGGCGAAGCCGGTGACCCTGGCCAAAGGGCTGCAGCAGGCCAAGACCTACACCGTCAGCAGCGCCCCGACCGAGGCGCTGGAGCTGGCCGAGCCGAAGCTGCCCGACCTCTCCGGCTACACCGCCGGGGCCGCCGCCGCGAAGATCGTGCGCAGCAAGCCGGGCAAGGTCAGCGTACGCCGGATGATGCAGGAAGACGCCCTGAAGGACTTCATCGGCGGCGACAACAAGATGGCCGAATGGGTGGTGCGCCAGCACGGCATCCCCCAGGCGATCTTCGTCGACGACGGCTACATGAACCTCAAGGAACTGGCGCAGAAGCTGCCCAAGCAATACCTCAGCGAAACCGCGCCGGGCGTGTACCTGGCCAGGCTGCCGATCGTCGTCGGCCGCAAAGGCATCCTCGAGATCGACGGCCAGACCCAGGAACTGCGCCTGTCCCAGGAAGCCGGCTCGTTCCTCGTCAACGACGGCCAGCTGTTCGTGCGCGACACCCGGGTCACCGGCTGGCGCGAGAAGGACAACGGTCCGGCGACGTTCCGCTCGCCCAAGGAATTCCGTCCGTTCCTGCTCGCCTGGGGCGGCACCGAGACCTACATCGTCAACAGCAAGATGGCCAGCTTCGGCTACGCCAACAGCAAGTCCTACGGCGTGAGCATTTCCCAGTACACGCCGAACATGGCCAAGGTGCTCAAGCGTCCCGAGCCGACCGGCTGGATCGTCGGCTCCGAGTTCTCGGACATGTGGTACGGCTTCTACTGCTACGAGACCCGCGACTTCGTGGTCAAGGGCAACACCTACAAGGACAACATCGTCTACGGCATCGACCCCCACGACCGCTCCCACGGCCTGGTCATCGCCGAAAACACCGTCCACGGCACGAAGAAGAAGCACGGGATCATCATCTCCCGCGAGGTGAACGACAGCTTCATCTTCAACAACAAGAGCTTCGACAACCACCTCTCGGGGCTGGTGATCGACCGCAACAGCGTGAACAACGTGATCGCCCACAACGAGATCTACCGCAACCACACCGACGGCATCACCCTCTACGAGTCCGCCGACAACCTGCTGTGGGGCAACAAGGTCATCAGCAACAAGCGCCACGGCATCCGCATCCGCAACAGCGTGAACATCCGCCTGTACGAGAACGTCGCCATGGCCAACGGCCTGACCGGCGTCTACGGCCACATCAAGGACCTGACCGACACCGACCGCGACATCAAGCTCGACCCGTTCGACGCCCAGGTCTCGCTGATCGTGGTCGGCGGCGAACTGGCGGCCAACGGCAGCGGCCCGATGGCCATCGACTCGCCGCTGAGCGTGGAGCTGTACCGCGTCTCGATGCTGGCGCCGACCAAATCCAGCGGCATCAGCTTCAACGGCGTCCTGGGCGAGCGCCAGGACGAAATTCTCGACCTGCTGGTGCGCCAGCAGAAAGCCGTGCTGATCGACCCCGTCGAACGCCAGACCGAACTGCGGGACTGA
- the algK gene encoding alginate biosynthesis TPR repeat lipoprotein AlgK: MTTPTLPNTPQSLWELACQRLHQRGLPDAPSRAHRQQAGSHTGYALCAIALAVSLAGCAGLPDERLANEALKRGDTATAAQNYRALADLGYSEAQVGLADIQVDSRDPEQMKQAEATYRAAASVSPRAQARLGRLLVAKPGATEAEHQEAESLLKKAAAQSEGNTLIPLAMLYLQYPHSFPNIDAQQQIDQWRQSGYPEAGLAQVLLYRTQGTYDQHLDDVEKICKAALNTTDICYVELATVYQKRAQPEQQAELIKQLQAGHGRGTVSAQRVDSVARVLADPTLGKTDEKTAQALLEPIAPGYPASWVTLAQLLYDFPELGDTDQMMKYLDNGRAADQPRAELLLGKLYYEGKLVPADARVAERHFEKAVGREVAADYYLGQIYRRGYLGKVYPQKALDHLLTAARNGQNSADFAIAQLFSQGKGTRPDPVNAYVFSQLAKAQNTPQADELATTLAAQLPPERLAQAQRLLQQEQASRGALNRNALPLHALPEEEGEESL, from the coding sequence GTGACCACTCCAACTCTCCCAAACACGCCGCAGTCCTTGTGGGAGCTGGCTTGCCAGCGATTGCATCAACGCGGTCTGCCTGATGCACCGAGCCGTGCGCATCGCCAGCAGGCCGGCTCCCACACCGGTTATGCGTTGTGTGCAATTGCACTGGCAGTGAGTCTGGCCGGTTGCGCCGGCCTGCCCGACGAGCGCCTGGCCAACGAAGCCCTCAAGCGCGGCGACACCGCGACCGCCGCGCAGAACTACCGGGCGCTGGCGGACCTGGGCTACAGCGAGGCGCAAGTGGGCCTCGCCGACATCCAGGTCGACAGCCGCGACCCCGAGCAAATGAAACAGGCCGAAGCCACCTACCGGGCCGCGGCCAGCGTCTCGCCACGCGCCCAGGCGCGCCTCGGCCGCCTGCTGGTGGCCAAGCCCGGCGCCACCGAAGCCGAGCACCAGGAGGCCGAAAGCCTGCTGAAGAAAGCCGCCGCCCAGAGCGAAGGCAATACGTTGATCCCGCTGGCGATGCTGTATCTGCAATACCCGCACAGCTTCCCGAACATCGACGCCCAGCAGCAGATCGATCAGTGGCGCCAGTCCGGCTATCCGGAGGCCGGCCTGGCCCAGGTGCTGCTGTACCGCACCCAAGGCACCTACGACCAGCACCTGGATGACGTGGAGAAGATCTGCAAGGCCGCGCTCAACACCACCGACATCTGCTACGTCGAACTGGCCACGGTCTATCAGAAACGTGCGCAGCCGGAGCAACAGGCCGAACTGATCAAACAGCTGCAGGCCGGTCATGGCCGCGGCACCGTCAGCGCGCAACGGGTCGATTCGGTGGCCCGGGTGCTGGCCGATCCGACCTTGGGCAAGACCGACGAGAAGACCGCGCAAGCGCTGCTCGAACCCATCGCGCCGGGCTATCCGGCGTCGTGGGTCACCTTGGCGCAGCTGCTCTACGACTTCCCGGAACTGGGCGACACCGACCAGATGATGAAGTACCTGGACAACGGCCGCGCCGCCGACCAGCCCCGCGCCGAACTGCTGCTGGGCAAGCTCTACTACGAAGGCAAACTGGTGCCGGCCGACGCCAGGGTCGCCGAGCGGCACTTCGAGAAGGCCGTCGGCCGCGAAGTGGCCGCCGACTACTACCTCGGCCAAATCTACCGCCGCGGCTACCTGGGCAAGGTCTATCCGCAGAAGGCCCTCGACCACCTGCTGACCGCTGCGCGCAACGGCCAGAACAGCGCCGACTTCGCCATCGCCCAACTGTTCTCCCAGGGCAAGGGCACCCGGCCCGACCCGGTCAACGCCTACGTGTTCAGTCAGTTGGCCAAGGCCCAGAACACCCCGCAGGCCGATGAGCTGGCGACCACCCTCGCCGCGCAACTGCCCCCCGAACGCCTGGCCCAGGCCCAACGCCTGCTGCAACAGGAACAGGCCAGCCGCGGCGCCCTGAACCGCAATGCGCTGCCGCTGCATGCCCTGCCAGAAGAAGAAGGCGAGGAATCCCTATGA
- a CDS encoding alginate biosynthesis protein Alg44 — protein sequence MNTAVNVNVVHESEAQRQHARVKIPAKLRFFGPDRTPVEARVIDLSAGGLAFNAGQLPLKVGDVHKARLQFVIDNLGLAMDVEMQVRSHDRQTGRTGCQFQNLEPRDIATLRHLITSHLAGDIVSIGEVLATLQRDNFTKARKTKDGGHGMTPFGRLKAVTFSLGVFVVGLAAFGFIAKSVYGMYFVSHAQAGLVSVPAMNITMPRDGTVQSLVKSDGVAAKGAPLATFSTSMLDVLKGHLDEDQLQPAKVEELFGKQMTGTLTSPCDCTVARQLVADGQYASKGDVIFELVPRNTQATVDARFSYRQFGDVRPGTPVSFQIAGDDKVRSGKIVRSASLKSEDLSSDIRVQIQPDEPLDSTFAGRPVEVNSDRGPNLNWLIDKAMAHGL from the coding sequence ATGAATACCGCCGTCAACGTCAACGTAGTCCATGAATCCGAAGCCCAGCGCCAGCATGCACGGGTGAAGATCCCGGCCAAGCTGCGCTTCTTCGGCCCCGACCGCACGCCGGTCGAGGCGCGGGTCATCGACCTGTCGGCCGGCGGCCTGGCGTTCAACGCCGGTCAGTTGCCGCTCAAGGTCGGCGACGTGCACAAGGCGCGCCTGCAGTTCGTCATCGACAACCTCGGCCTGGCGATGGACGTCGAGATGCAGGTGCGCTCCCACGACCGCCAGACCGGCCGCACCGGCTGCCAGTTCCAGAACCTGGAGCCGCGGGACATCGCCACCTTGCGCCACCTGATCACCTCGCACCTGGCCGGCGACATCGTCAGCATCGGCGAAGTGCTGGCGACCCTGCAGCGCGACAACTTCACCAAGGCGCGCAAGACCAAGGACGGCGGCCACGGCATGACCCCGTTCGGGCGCCTGAAGGCGGTGACCTTCAGCCTCGGCGTGTTCGTCGTCGGCCTGGCCGCGTTCGGCTTCATCGCCAAATCGGTGTACGGCATGTACTTCGTCAGCCACGCCCAGGCCGGCCTGGTCAGCGTGCCGGCCATGAACATCACCATGCCCCGCGACGGCACCGTGCAGAGCCTGGTGAAGTCCGACGGCGTCGCCGCCAAGGGCGCGCCGCTGGCGACCTTCAGCACCAGCATGCTCGACGTGCTCAAGGGCCACCTGGACGAAGACCAGTTGCAGCCGGCCAAGGTCGAAGAGCTGTTCGGCAAGCAGATGACCGGCACCCTCACCTCGCCGTGCGACTGCACCGTGGCCCGTCAGCTGGTGGCCGACGGTCAGTACGCCAGCAAGGGCGACGTGATCTTCGAACTGGTGCCGCGCAACACCCAGGCCACCGTCGATGCGCGCTTCTCCTACCGCCAGTTCGGCGACGTGCGTCCGGGCACCCCGGTGAGCTTCCAGATCGCCGGCGACGACAAGGTCCGCAGCGGCAAGATCGTGCGCAGCGCCAGCCTCAAGAGCGAAGACCTGTCCTCGGACATCCGCGTGCAGATCCAGCCGGACGAGCCGCTGGACAGCACCTTCGCCGGCCGCCCGGTGGAAGTGAACAGCGACCGCGGCCCGAACCTGAACTGGCTGATCGACAAAGCCATGGCCCACGGCCTTTAA
- a CDS encoding nucleotide sugar dehydrogenase translates to MRISIFGLGYVGAVCAGCLSARGHDVVGVDVAKDKIDMINAGKSPIVEPGLGELLAQGIQTGRLRGTTDFAEAIRATDLSMICVGTPSKKNGDLELNYIEAVCREIGFVLREKSTRHTIVVRSTVLPGTVANVVIPILEDCSGKKAGVDFGVAVNPEFLRESTAIKDYDFPPMTVIGEFDAASGDVLQSLYEELDAPIIRKDIAVAEMIKYTCNVWHATKVTFANEIGNIAKAVGVDGREVMDVVCQDKTLNLSQYYMRPGFAFGGSCLPKDVRALTYRAGSLDVEAPLLNSLMRSNESQVQNAFDIVESHDKRKVALLGLSFKAGTDDLRESPLVELAEMLIGKGYDLSIYDSNVEYARVHGANKDYIESKIPHVSSLLNADFDSVIDNSDVIILGNRDEKFRSLAQQVPDGKQVIDLVGFMARATHAGSRTEGICW, encoded by the coding sequence ATGCGCATCAGCATTTTTGGTTTGGGTTACGTTGGCGCGGTATGTGCCGGTTGCCTGTCTGCACGGGGCCACGACGTGGTCGGCGTCGATGTCGCCAAAGACAAGATCGACATGATCAACGCCGGCAAATCCCCCATCGTCGAACCGGGCCTGGGCGAACTGCTGGCGCAGGGCATCCAGACCGGCCGCCTGCGCGGCACCACCGACTTCGCCGAGGCGATCCGCGCCACCGACCTGTCGATGATCTGCGTCGGCACGCCGAGCAAGAAGAACGGTGACCTGGAACTGAACTACATCGAGGCGGTGTGCCGCGAGATCGGTTTCGTGCTGCGCGAGAAGTCCACCCGCCACACCATCGTGGTGCGCAGCACCGTGCTGCCGGGCACCGTCGCCAACGTGGTGATCCCGATCCTCGAAGACTGCTCCGGCAAGAAGGCCGGCGTCGACTTCGGCGTGGCGGTCAACCCTGAGTTCCTGCGCGAAAGCACCGCGATCAAGGACTACGACTTCCCGCCGATGACCGTCATCGGCGAGTTCGACGCCGCTTCGGGCGACGTCCTGCAATCGCTGTACGAAGAGCTCGACGCGCCGATCATCCGCAAGGACATCGCCGTCGCCGAGATGATCAAGTACACCTGCAACGTCTGGCACGCCACCAAGGTGACCTTCGCCAACGAGATCGGCAACATCGCCAAGGCCGTCGGCGTCGACGGCCGTGAGGTGATGGACGTGGTCTGCCAGGACAAGACCCTCAACCTGTCCCAGTACTACATGCGTCCGGGCTTCGCCTTCGGCGGCTCGTGCCTGCCCAAGGACGTGCGCGCCCTGACCTACCGCGCCGGTTCCCTGGACGTGGAGGCGCCGCTGCTCAACTCGCTGATGCGCAGCAACGAATCCCAGGTGCAGAACGCCTTCGACATCGTCGAAAGCCACGACAAGCGCAAGGTCGCCCTGCTCGGCCTGAGCTTCAAGGCCGGCACCGACGACCTGCGCGAAAGCCCGCTGGTGGAACTGGCCGAGATGCTGATCGGCAAGGGCTACGACCTGAGCATCTACGACAGCAACGTCGAATACGCCCGCGTCCACGGCGCGAACAAGGACTACATCGAGTCGAAGATCCCCCATGTGTCGTCCCTGCTCAATGCGGACTTCGACTCGGTCATCGACAACTCCGACGTGATCATCCTGGGCAACCGCGACGAGAAGTTCCGCTCCCTGGCCCAACAGGTGCCGGACGGCAAGCAGGTCATCGACCTGGTGGGCTTCATGGCCCGGGCCACCCACGCCGGCAGCCGCACCGAAGGGATTTGCTGGTAA